TTCATTAGAAGAAATTACCCCCCCTTCTCTTCCTGAAAAAGGAATCATCATTAAAGTAAAAGCCGCAGGTATATGCGGTACTGATGTGCGCATCTATCGCGGTAAAAAAATGGTCACCCCTCCAAAAATCATCGGACATGAGTTTGCAGGTGAAATTGTTGAAGTTGCCAATGATCTGCAAGGATTCAGCATTGGAGACCGTGTTCTTGTGGAAGCCATAATCCCCTGTGGTAATTGTTATGCGTGCAGGCGCGGCGAAATGAATATCTGTACAGGCAGACAAACACTCGGTTATGAATACAACGGCGGATTTGCTGAATTTGTTGCTATTCCAAAAGAAGCAATATCTGCCGGTTGTGTAATAAAAATTCCTGATTCCGTAAGCTATGAAGAAGCCGCTGTATGCGAACCAGCGGCGGCTTGTATCAATGGAAACTCAAAGATCGATGATAAATTAAGAGAATCTCTCCTCGTTGCAGGCGACGGTCCTGTTGGACTTATACACACACAGCTCGGAAAAATAAGAGGTTTTGAA
This DNA window, taken from Candidatus Schekmanbacteria bacterium, encodes the following:
- a CDS encoding threonine dehydrogenase — its product is MKAAIFKGVNIISLEEITPPSLPEKGIIIKVKAAGICGTDVRIYRGKKMVTPPKIIGHEFAGEIVEVANDLQGFSIGDRVLVEAIIPCGNCYACRRGEMNICTGRQTLGYEYNGGFAEFVAIPKEAISAGCVIKIPDSVSYEEAAVCEPAAACINGNSKIDDKLRESLLVAGDGPVGLIHTQLGKIRGFEKVILAGTDDEKLKIGKELGADETVNVNDESLSSFIKEKIDEEGIECVVIANNNKSSLDECLPLLKKGGEAIIFAGYKNDESIEINLNFIHYKEIKIKGSSGHSVKEMKKAVELLEKGKLNLQKIITHRLNIDDVVKGIQMKENLVGIKHIITF